From a single Asticcacaulis sp. MM231 genomic region:
- a CDS encoding glycine zipper 2TM domain-containing protein yields the protein MTHTKTKVMAGAALILGMTVGSTAAQAQSQYQNSSEYDGYCYVKKGSNTTGTVVGAVAGGALGSQVSKNERGLGTVAGAVLGGVIGNQVGKSNDRCLNGEYYSYESGYYQPGYAPDDYNVVYYKSRPNTKMYDVVYYDNQRRTTPGYGYNQGTQGGYNNGQNGQPYSNGQVYNQGVQGWRDNTGTWREGRPVAFGWKDSRGRWHEGQLQAYGYKDRNGTWRESSSQSGYNSNR from the coding sequence ATGACGCACACCAAAACCAAAGTAATGGCGGGGGCGGCGCTTATTCTGGGCATGACCGTCGGCTCAACCGCGGCGCAGGCTCAAAGCCAATATCAGAATTCATCCGAATATGACGGCTATTGCTACGTCAAAAAGGGCTCGAACACCACCGGGACCGTCGTTGGCGCGGTGGCGGGCGGCGCCCTCGGCAGCCAGGTTTCGAAGAACGAGCGCGGTCTTGGCACTGTCGCTGGCGCCGTGCTGGGCGGCGTGATCGGTAATCAGGTCGGCAAGAGCAATGACCGCTGCCTGAACGGCGAGTATTATTCCTACGAGAGCGGCTATTATCAGCCGGGCTATGCGCCGGACGATTATAACGTCGTCTATTACAAGAGCCGTCCCAACACCAAGATGTACGATGTCGTCTATTACGACAATCAACGCCGCACCACGCCGGGCTATGGCTATAATCAAGGCACCCAGGGCGGTTATAACAATGGCCAAAACGGGCAACCTTACAGCAATGGTCAGGTCTATAACCAGGGCGTACAGGGCTGGCGTGACAACACCGGCACATGGCGTGAAGGCCGTCCGGTCGCGTTTGGCTGGAAAGACAGCAGGGGGCGCTGGCACGAAGGTCAGCTTCAGGCCTATGGCTACAAGGACCGTAACGGCACATGGCGCGAAAGCAGCTCACAGAGCGGCTACAACAGCAATCGCTAA
- a CDS encoding (2Fe-2S)-binding protein, whose protein sequence is MYVCNCNAIRERDARNAIESGASTVKAVFDHCATRPQCAKCVCDIRQMIDDAQISMSMAAE, encoded by the coding sequence GTGTACGTCTGTAACTGTAACGCTATCCGTGAACGCGACGCCCGCAACGCCATTGAGTCTGGCGCCAGCACCGTCAAGGCCGTTTTCGATCACTGCGCCACGCGCCCTCAGTGCGCCAAGTGTGTGTGCGATATCCGCCAGATGATCGATGACGCGCAAATCTCCATGTCGATGGCGGCCGAATAG
- the bfr gene encoding bacterioferritin gives MKGQPEIIKLLNKVLTNELTAVNQYFLHARMIENWGMYHLGRIVYKELIEEMKHADMLIKRILFLDGLPNLQDLNKLRIGETITECMTSDLAVETGGHATLVAGVKYCDDHMDYVSRELLRRILEDTEHHIDFLETQLGLIKLMGEPNYIQSAMKEIEGEG, from the coding sequence ATGAAGGGTCAACCCGAAATTATCAAGCTGTTGAACAAGGTGCTCACCAATGAGCTGACCGCCGTCAATCAGTACTTCCTGCATGCGCGCATGATTGAAAATTGGGGCATGTATCACCTCGGCCGCATCGTCTACAAAGAGTTGATCGAGGAGATGAAGCACGCCGATATGCTTATCAAGCGCATCCTGTTTCTCGATGGCCTGCCCAATCTGCAAGACCTCAACAAGCTGCGGATCGGTGAGACCATCACCGAGTGCATGACCTCTGATCTGGCTGTGGAAACCGGTGGTCACGCCACGCTGGTGGCCGGCGTTAAATACTGCGATGACCACATGGATTATGTCAGCCGCGAACTGCTGCGCCGTATTCTGGAAGACACAGAGCATCATATCGACTTCCTCGAAACTCAGCTTGGCCTCATCAAGCTGATGGGGGAGCCGAACTACATCCAGAGTGCCATGAAGGAAATTGAGGGCGAAGGGTAA
- a CDS encoding methyltransferase — protein MSLISRRNFTRLGLGATLALGLGTGLSACGRKPGNNVAIDPDADPSEVIDQKLAQQEGTLEWAVSGNWRNSADKARDKYRHPLETLNFFEVKPRDKIIDMWPGAGYTTEILAPFLEHGKGQYVAALFESQAPEAAATTLMEKYKAHLDGNKKLYGTPKYTAFGPESPALTEADSADCVLMLLVIHDWIAQGIAEKAFTDAYAALRPGGILGVEQHRADIGNVQDPGATNGYVQEPFVRQLATEAGFQFVAASEINANPKDDKDHPFGVWTLPPQRLTAPRGQAPNPEFDGTLYESIGESDRMILKFRKPQ, from the coding sequence TTGAGCCTTATTAGTCGCAGAAATTTTACCCGGCTCGGACTGGGCGCAACGCTTGCGCTCGGACTGGGTACAGGCCTGTCCGCTTGCGGGCGCAAACCGGGCAATAATGTCGCCATCGATCCGGATGCTGATCCGTCGGAAGTGATTGATCAGAAGTTGGCGCAGCAGGAAGGCACACTCGAATGGGCGGTCTCTGGCAACTGGCGCAACAGCGCCGACAAGGCGCGCGACAAATACCGTCATCCGCTCGAAACGCTGAATTTCTTCGAGGTCAAGCCGCGCGACAAGATCATCGATATGTGGCCGGGTGCAGGCTATACGACCGAGATTCTGGCGCCCTTCCTTGAGCACGGCAAGGGCCAGTATGTCGCCGCCCTGTTCGAGAGTCAGGCGCCGGAAGCCGCCGCCACCACCCTGATGGAGAAGTACAAGGCCCATCTCGACGGCAACAAGAAACTCTATGGCACGCCGAAATACACCGCTTTCGGGCCGGAAAGCCCAGCCCTGACCGAGGCCGACAGCGCCGATTGTGTGCTGATGCTGCTGGTGATCCATGACTGGATCGCGCAGGGCATCGCCGAAAAAGCCTTTACTGACGCCTATGCGGCCTTGCGGCCCGGTGGTATACTGGGTGTTGAGCAGCATCGCGCTGATATCGGCAATGTGCAGGACCCCGGCGCCACCAATGGCTATGTGCAGGAACCTTTCGTCCGGCAACTTGCCACCGAGGCCGGATTCCAGTTCGTGGCCGCCAGCGAGATCAACGCCAATCCGAAAGATGACAAGGATCATCCGTTTGGGGTGTGGACCTTGCCACCACAGCGATTGACAGCGCCGCGCGGACAGGCGCCTAATCCGGAATTCGATGGCACCCTGTACGAATCAATCGGCGAAAGCGACCGGATGATTCTGAAATTCAGGAAGCCGCAATAA
- a CDS encoding alpha/beta hydrolase, with amino-acid sequence MSRIAALSTSAPLMFTPESRVPEGGVGEWFRGAGGLRLRLGFWHVSHHTNRPARGTVFISPGRSEPIEKYYEVISDLLSRDFCVVAHDWRGQGLSARLLPDRLKCHARSFDEFLDDFQRLLDAFEERAPKPWVMLGHSMGAALNLATLVKGETRIAGACFTNPMLRVKTGKHSLWSVNFQTNWQVNHGRGTDYIPELFDDPFMNTFEEDALTHDPVRYDLWREQLFACPHLAVGSPTWGWLQFALKLGETLLKDKDKGLKKIKTPITIICSGDDHVINKQPSKLFAKKLGKAQYIEIVGAEHELLIEADTYRQQTIEAFDELADFVAPRILEGQARKLVQDNIAVGLPAADIAEVASELPEGISPEALIPEEAPFLDDPAPRDDHKLA; translated from the coding sequence GTGAGCCGTATAGCCGCCCTTTCGACCAGCGCACCGCTTATGTTCACGCCGGAATCGCGTGTGCCTGAAGGCGGCGTGGGTGAATGGTTCCGCGGCGCGGGTGGCCTGCGCCTGCGCCTCGGCTTCTGGCATGTGTCGCACCACACCAATCGTCCGGCGCGCGGCACGGTGTTTATTTCGCCGGGACGTTCCGAGCCGATCGAAAAATATTATGAAGTTATCAGCGACCTTTTGAGCCGTGATTTCTGCGTCGTGGCGCATGACTGGCGCGGGCAGGGCCTTTCGGCGCGCCTGCTGCCGGATCGCCTGAAATGCCATGCGCGCTCGTTCGATGAATTCCTTGATGATTTTCAGCGCCTGCTCGATGCCTTTGAGGAGCGTGCGCCGAAACCCTGGGTCATGCTGGGGCATTCGATGGGCGCGGCGCTCAACCTCGCCACCCTGGTGAAGGGCGAGACGCGTATCGCCGGCGCTTGCTTCACCAACCCTATGCTGCGCGTCAAAACCGGCAAGCACAGCCTGTGGTCGGTCAATTTCCAGACCAACTGGCAGGTCAATCATGGCCGCGGCACCGACTATATCCCCGAACTGTTCGATGATCCGTTCATGAACACCTTCGAGGAAGACGCCCTGACTCACGATCCGGTACGCTATGATCTGTGGCGCGAACAACTGTTCGCCTGTCCGCACCTGGCGGTCGGCTCGCCGACCTGGGGCTGGCTGCAGTTTGCGCTAAAGCTGGGCGAGACCCTGCTGAAGGATAAGGACAAGGGCCTCAAGAAGATCAAGACGCCGATCACCATCATCTGTTCGGGTGATGACCATGTCATCAACAAGCAGCCGTCCAAGCTGTTCGCCAAGAAACTCGGCAAGGCGCAATATATCGAGATTGTCGGGGCCGAGCATGAACTGCTGATCGAGGCCGATACCTACCGTCAGCAGACGATAGAGGCGTTTGACGAACTGGCGGATTTCGTGGCACCGCGTATTCTTGAAGGGCAGGCGCGCAAGCTGGTTCAGGACAATATCGCGGTGGGTCTGCCAGCGGCAGACATCGCCGAGGTGGCTTCCGAGCTGCCCGAAGGCATCTCACCCGAGGCGCTAATTCCGGAAGAAGCACCGTTTTTGGATGATCCGGCGCCCCGGGATGATCACAAACTGGCTTAG
- the hisN gene encoding histidinol-phosphatase: MSQNAPDYAVLEAFALELSAAAASAALPLFRLRDLSEINKGNASRADVDFDPVTEADKGAERAIRALINACYPDHGIIGEEYGSENTGADYIWVLDPVDGTRAFISGLPLWTTLIGLRYQGRPVLGIIAQPVLEEIYIGSPLGSRLITPKGSTPLAVRACSGLADAVIGTTDPHLYTGAEVDAYARLRTTAKLVRYGCDAYAFAMVAAGTMDIALETGLKPWDIEAIIPVIENAGGVVTNWHGQPVGPEAGQVLAAGSQALINEALTHLRVAAD; this comes from the coding sequence ATGTCTCAAAATGCCCCCGATTACGCCGTCCTCGAAGCCTTTGCGCTCGAATTGTCCGCCGCCGCCGCCAGCGCCGCCCTGCCCCTGTTCCGCCTGCGCGACTTGAGCGAAATCAACAAAGGCAATGCCAGCCGCGCCGATGTCGACTTTGATCCGGTCACCGAAGCCGACAAAGGCGCCGAACGCGCCATCCGCGCACTGATCAACGCCTGCTATCCCGATCACGGCATCATCGGCGAGGAATACGGCAGCGAGAACACCGGCGCCGACTACATCTGGGTGCTCGATCCGGTCGATGGCACTCGTGCCTTCATTTCCGGCCTGCCGCTATGGACCACCCTGATTGGCCTGCGCTATCAAGGCCGCCCCGTGCTCGGTATCATCGCTCAGCCTGTGCTCGAAGAGATCTATATCGGCTCGCCGCTCGGTTCGCGCCTGATCACGCCCAAGGGCAGCACGCCGCTGGCCGTCCGCGCCTGCTCGGGCCTTGCCGACGCCGTGATCGGCACCACCGACCCGCATCTCTACACCGGCGCCGAGGTCGACGCCTATGCGCGCTTACGCACCACAGCGAAGCTGGTGCGCTATGGCTGCGACGCCTACGCCTTCGCCATGGTGGCGGCGGGTACGATGGATATCGCGCTGGAAACGGGCCTCAAACCCTGGGATATCGAAGCCATTATTCCGGTCATCGAAAACGCCGGTGGCGTCGTCACCAACTGGCACGGCCAGCCGGTGGGGCCCGAAGCCGGACAGGTGCTGGCCGCCGGTTCGCAAGCCCTGATCAATGAGGCTCTGACGCATCTGCGCGTAGCGGCTGATTAG
- a CDS encoding helix-turn-helix domain-containing protein, with product MATDIDLHLGKRLRRRRRLLGLTQQQLALAVGIRFQQIQKYECGANRISAARLFQLAKALETPINYFYDGLTDEKTEVAAVNNEGIEVFSRKETLDLIQAYYRLSERPRRRLLDLAKSLNGENEQAA from the coding sequence ATGGCTACCGATATCGATCTGCATCTGGGTAAGCGTCTGCGTCGTCGCCGTCGCCTGCTCGGTTTGACGCAACAACAACTCGCCCTCGCTGTCGGCATCCGCTTCCAGCAGATCCAGAAGTACGAATGCGGCGCCAACCGCATCTCGGCCGCCCGCCTGTTCCAACTGGCCAAGGCGCTGGAAACCCCGATCAACTATTTCTACGACGGCCTGACCGACGAGAAGACCGAAGTCGCCGCCGTGAACAACGAAGGCATCGAGGTGTTTTCGCGCAAGGAAACGCTAGACCTGATCCAGGCCTATTACCGCCTGTCAGAGCGTCCGCGCCGTCGTCTGCTCGATCTGGCGAAATCGCTCAATGGCGAGAATGAGCAAGCGGCTTAA
- a CDS encoding DUF1465 family protein — protein sequence MSDSTAPTLNARVSIVRDFASSDLFDRTFKEGMALVEETAAYLDGDGRRDSRLLSREDALLYAGESMRLTTRLMQIASWLLVQRAVREGDMDANDACDDKYRVAALALEAGDKAPALPGGLLNLLDRSNRLYERISHMDKRMFIDGEDDEPKVNQVISQMAMLQNAFGAEKFSGLEA from the coding sequence ATGTCCGACAGCACGGCCCCCACCCTGAACGCACGCGTCTCCATTGTGCGCGATTTCGCTTCTTCCGATCTGTTCGACCGGACGTTCAAGGAGGGCATGGCGCTCGTCGAGGAAACCGCCGCCTATCTCGATGGCGATGGCCGCCGCGATTCCCGCCTGCTCAGCCGCGAAGATGCCCTGCTCTACGCCGGCGAAAGCATGCGCCTGACCACCCGCCTGATGCAGATCGCCTCGTGGCTCCTGGTGCAGCGCGCCGTCCGCGAAGGCGATATGGATGCCAATGACGCCTGCGACGACAAGTACCGCGTCGCCGCCCTGGCGCTCGAAGCCGGCGACAAGGCCCCTGCCCTGCCCGGCGGCCTGCTCAACCTGCTTGACCGTTCCAACCGCCTGTACGAGCGCATCTCCCACATGGACAAGCGCATGTTTATCGATGGCGAAGACGACGAGCCCAAGGTCAATCAGGTCATCAGCCAGATGGCCATGTTGCAAAACGCTTTTGGCGCTGAAAAGTTCTCCGGTCTCGAAGCGTAA
- a CDS encoding DUF1192 domain-containing protein, translating into MAILDDNEALALRNGGPLHTLVHEDLDPYSVEDLQVRIQTLESEIVRVREIMERKKNRRSAADALFSFKDT; encoded by the coding sequence ATGGCGATCTTAGACGACAATGAGGCGCTGGCGCTGCGCAATGGCGGTCCGTTGCACACTCTGGTTCACGAAGACCTTGATCCTTACAGTGTCGAGGACTTGCAGGTGCGTATACAGACCCTGGAGAGCGAGATCGTGCGGGTGCGCGAGATCATGGAGCGTAAAAAAAATCGCCGGTCGGCGGCCGACGCTTTATTCTCTTTTAAGGATACTTAA
- a CDS encoding NAD(P)H-quinone oxidoreductase → MKVISIRGGGQSAADLYLDDKPRPEVAPGHVLIRTSFAGVNRPDILQRRGVYPPPPGASEVLGLEISGVIESINLPADYGDDIGWKIGDPACALVNGGGYAEFVAVDIRHLLPIPKGLDLAQAASLPENILTVYANLMEHGALQAGETVLVHGGNSGIGAMTIQMAKAMFKDIGGAKVIATARGADKCAFAKSLGADLVIDTDTEDFVAAVKAFGGADVVLDIVAGDFFGKNLACLNMRGRIVQVGFGKDATVEIDLRRIMAKQAIVTGSMLRPRSADEKARITAKVHERVWPLIEQGLIRPILAERFAFADAAVAHAWMDKGDHKGKVVLDLQA, encoded by the coding sequence ATGAAAGTCATTTCGATACGCGGCGGCGGCCAGAGTGCTGCCGATCTTTACCTTGACGACAAGCCGCGTCCCGAAGTCGCGCCTGGGCATGTGCTAATTCGGACCAGCTTCGCCGGCGTCAACCGCCCGGATATCCTGCAGCGGCGAGGTGTCTATCCGCCACCACCGGGGGCATCGGAGGTCCTGGGACTTGAGATTTCGGGTGTGATTGAAAGCATAAATCTTCCGGCGGACTATGGTGACGATATCGGCTGGAAAATCGGTGATCCGGCTTGCGCACTCGTCAATGGCGGGGGCTATGCTGAGTTCGTGGCGGTCGATATCCGCCACCTGCTGCCGATCCCGAAAGGGCTCGATCTGGCGCAGGCGGCGTCCCTGCCGGAAAACATCCTGACCGTCTACGCCAACCTGATGGAACATGGCGCCTTGCAGGCGGGTGAAACCGTGCTGGTGCATGGCGGCAATTCCGGCATTGGCGCGATGACGATCCAGATGGCCAAGGCGATGTTTAAGGACATTGGTGGCGCTAAGGTCATCGCCACGGCGCGCGGGGCGGATAAATGCGCTTTTGCAAAATCCCTGGGCGCCGATCTGGTCATCGATACCGATACGGAAGATTTCGTGGCGGCGGTAAAGGCTTTTGGCGGCGCCGATGTGGTGCTGGATATCGTGGCCGGTGATTTTTTTGGCAAGAACCTGGCCTGTCTCAATATGCGCGGCCGCATTGTTCAGGTTGGCTTCGGCAAGGACGCAACGGTAGAGATTGACCTGCGCCGCATCATGGCGAAACAGGCGATCGTGACCGGATCCATGCTGCGGCCCCGTTCCGCCGATGAAAAGGCGCGGATCACCGCCAAGGTGCATGAGCGCGTGTGGCCGCTGATCGAACAGGGTCTGATCAGGCCGATCCTTGCGGAGCGCTTTGCCTTCGCGGATGCCGCGGTCGCGCATGCGTGGATGGATAAGGGGGATCACAAAGGAAAGGTTGTGCTGGACTTACAGGCATGA
- a CDS encoding ABC-F family ATP-binding cassette domain-containing protein: MIRLDNISKQNGHQILFIDASMGIQKGEKVGLVGPNGAGKTTLFRMITGQEQPDDGQVGIDAGMTIGYFSQDVGEMSGQSAVAAVMDGVGPVSALATEMAKLEAAMVDPDQADDLDATMERYGDVLERFQELDGYALEARAREVLAGLSFSQARMDGDVGLLSGGWKMRVALARILLMRPDGMLLDEPSNHLDLESLIWLEAFLKNYDGALLMTSHDRAFMNRIIGKVVEIDGGSLITYSGDLDFYEQQRALTVKQRQAQFERQQAMLAKEIKFIERFKARASHAAQVQSRVKKLDKIERVEAPRRRQSVHFEFRSPPRSGDDVLNLRNVHKGYGSQPIYSGLDFLVRRKERWCVLGANGAGKSTLLKLVAGDTTPDQGTVSIGASVRMGYFAQHSMDLLDGEETIFELLDSSFPQAGQGALRTLAGCFGFSGDDVEKPCRVLSGGEKARLVMAKMLFDPPNLLVLDEPTNHLDMATKEMLVAALADFEGTMLFVSHDRHFLSALSNRVLELTPEGVHRYDGGYSEYVARTGQEAPGLHPGG; the protein is encoded by the coding sequence ATGATCCGTCTCGATAATATCAGCAAGCAGAATGGCCACCAGATCCTGTTCATCGACGCCTCGATGGGGATTCAGAAGGGCGAGAAGGTCGGACTTGTGGGGCCAAATGGCGCCGGCAAGACGACGCTTTTCCGCATGATCACCGGCCAGGAGCAACCCGATGACGGGCAGGTCGGCATCGATGCCGGCATGACGATCGGCTATTTCAGCCAGGATGTCGGCGAGATGTCGGGTCAGAGCGCGGTCGCGGCGGTGATGGATGGCGTGGGGCCCGTGAGCGCGCTCGCCACCGAAATGGCGAAGCTGGAGGCGGCCATGGTCGATCCGGATCAGGCCGACGACCTGGACGCCACCATGGAACGCTATGGCGATGTGCTGGAGCGTTTTCAGGAGCTGGACGGCTATGCGCTGGAGGCGCGGGCGCGCGAGGTTTTGGCGGGACTGAGCTTCTCGCAGGCCCGCATGGATGGCGATGTTGGACTTCTGTCGGGCGGCTGGAAGATGCGCGTGGCCCTGGCCCGCATCCTGCTGATGCGACCCGACGGCATGCTGCTCGACGAACCCTCCAACCACCTGGATCTCGAAAGCCTGATCTGGCTTGAGGCCTTCCTCAAAAACTATGACGGCGCCCTGCTAATGACCTCGCACGATCGCGCCTTCATGAACCGCATTATTGGCAAGGTCGTCGAGATCGACGGCGGCTCGCTCATCACCTATTCGGGCGACCTCGATTTCTACGAGCAACAGCGGGCGCTCACCGTGAAGCAGCGCCAGGCGCAATTCGAGCGCCAGCAGGCCATGCTCGCCAAGGAAATCAAGTTTATCGAGCGCTTCAAGGCGCGGGCTTCGCACGCGGCTCAGGTCCAGAGCCGGGTGAAGAAGCTCGACAAGATCGAACGCGTCGAGGCCCCCCGGCGCCGTCAGTCGGTTCATTTCGAGTTTCGCAGCCCGCCGCGCTCGGGAGATGACGTTCTCAACCTGCGCAATGTCCATAAGGGCTACGGCAGCCAGCCGATCTATTCCGGGCTGGATTTTCTGGTGCGCCGCAAGGAGCGCTGGTGTGTGCTGGGCGCCAACGGCGCCGGCAAATCCACGCTGCTGAAGCTGGTGGCCGGCGATACGACGCCCGATCAGGGAACGGTCAGCATCGGCGCCAGTGTCAGGATGGGCTATTTCGCGCAGCACTCCATGGACCTGCTCGATGGCGAAGAAACGATTTTCGAGTTGCTCGACAGCTCGTTCCCGCAGGCCGGTCAGGGGGCACTACGCACATTAGCGGGTTGTTTTGGCTTCTCAGGCGACGATGTCGAAAAACCCTGCCGCGTGCTCTCCGGTGGCGAGAAGGCGCGTTTGGTGATGGCCAAGATGCTGTTCGATCCGCCGAATCTGCTGGTGCTTGACGAACCGACGAACCACCTCGACATGGCGACCAAGGAAATGCTGGTCGCAGCCCTTGCCGATTTCGAAGGCACCATGCTCTTTGTTTCGCACGATCGCCATTTCCTGTCGGCGCTCTCGAATCGCGTTCTGGAACTGACGCCCGAGGGCGTGCATCGCTACGATGGGGGCTATAGCGAATATGTGGCCCGTACGGGTCAGGAAGCGCCGGGCCTGCATCCGGGCGGCTAG
- a CDS encoding cell cycle transcriptional regulator TrcR, translating into MSDILMPKATAVWLVDNTSLGFDQIADFCGLHLLEVKGIADGEVARDIRGADPIANGQLTREELTKAETTPTYRMKALVSRHAELLKPTKKAPRYTPVSRRQDRPDAILWFVKNHPEITDAQISKLLGTTKSTIEQVRSRGHWNSANIKPVDPVTLGLIGQIELDAAVKKGADAKRKQAEKLGIPLDDPSLKPAVTVQPAFEEEDDSPYAKKNDLSLEDVFGKGGGKLSEPEDDDDF; encoded by the coding sequence ATGTCCGACATCCTGATGCCCAAGGCGACCGCCGTCTGGCTCGTTGACAACACCTCGCTCGGTTTCGACCAGATCGCCGATTTCTGCGGCCTGCACCTGCTCGAAGTGAAGGGCATCGCTGACGGCGAAGTGGCGCGCGACATCCGCGGCGCCGATCCGATCGCCAATGGCCAGTTGACCCGCGAAGAACTGACCAAGGCCGAGACGACCCCGACCTACCGCATGAAGGCTCTCGTGTCGCGTCACGCCGAACTGCTGAAGCCGACCAAGAAGGCTCCGCGCTACACGCCGGTGTCGCGTCGTCAGGATCGCCCTGACGCGATCCTTTGGTTCGTAAAGAACCACCCGGAAATCACCGATGCGCAAATCTCCAAGCTGCTCGGCACCACCAAGTCGACCATCGAGCAGGTCCGTTCGCGCGGCCACTGGAACTCGGCCAATATCAAGCCGGTCGATCCGGTGACGCTCGGCCTGATCGGCCAGATCGAACTGGACGCCGCCGTCAAGAAGGGCGCCGACGCCAAGCGCAAGCAGGCTGAAAAGCTCGGCATCCCGCTCGATGATCCGTCGCTCAAGCCGGCCGTCACCGTGCAGCCTGCCTTTGAGGAAGAAGACGACAGCCCCTATGCCAAGAAGAACGACCTGTCGCTCGAAGACGTCTTCGGCAAGGGCGGTGGCAAGTTGTCCGAACCGGAAGACGACGACGACTTCTAA
- a CDS encoding flagellar basal body rod C-terminal domain-containing protein, whose translation MNAISTAYQGIVSASNRFDKAASSTVKNASDGKDILSDLVEQIDSRTAFEANISVFKTADAMLGKLLDIKT comes from the coding sequence ATGAACGCGATCAGTACAGCATATCAGGGCATCGTTTCCGCCAGCAACCGCTTCGACAAGGCGGCCAGCAGCACGGTAAAAAATGCCAGTGACGGCAAGGATATCCTGAGCGACCTGGTTGAACAGATCGATTCACGTACAGCCTTTGAAGCCAATATCAGCGTCTTCAAAACCGCCGACGCCATGCTTGGCAAACTGCTGGACATCAAGACCTAA
- a CDS encoding DUF1501 domain-containing protein has translation MAFIGKANLLSRRAFLQRAAQLSFLGTAAPLAMNLAAFGEAAAFDTSDYKALVCVFLNGGNDHANTVVPYDTTNYDLYSAIRGGGSGRTQGGAALARADLAATALTPLTAQTLTDNMQYALAPELTSLKSLFSAGKLAVQLNVGPLLTPLTLAQYNSSNRTAYPLPPKLFSHNDQQSIWQSLASEGARAGWGGRLADLALSGNSTSSLTCISASGNAVYLSGKTAVQYEIGTGGATAINGIVGPKFGRSDLSNALRTMITSSSANLMENEYNKVTTRSIALQSVVTSALSGVNLTTNFHPNGGANKLADQLKIVARLIGARTALGVKRQVFFVSLGGFDNHDGLMTNHPRLMGLLNEAMGQFYQATVELGVASKVTTFTASDFGRTLSYNGDGTDHGWGGHHFVMGGAVKGGQFYGTAPHVAINTDDQVGQGRLLPSTSVDQLAATLATWFGVSASELPTVLPNIGRFATSNLGFMA, from the coding sequence TGCAGCGCGCGGCACAACTGTCCTTCCTCGGAACAGCCGCCCCCCTTGCCATGAATTTGGCCGCTTTTGGGGAAGCCGCCGCCTTCGACACCAGTGACTATAAGGCGCTTGTCTGCGTTTTCCTCAACGGCGGCAACGACCACGCCAATACGGTTGTCCCCTACGACACCACAAACTACGATCTTTACAGCGCCATTCGCGGCGGTGGCAGCGGTCGCACCCAGGGCGGGGCAGCCCTTGCACGTGCCGATCTGGCGGCCACGGCCCTGACGCCGCTCACCGCCCAGACCCTGACCGACAATATGCAGTATGCTCTGGCGCCGGAACTTACCTCCCTCAAGTCGCTGTTCTCGGCGGGCAAGCTCGCCGTCCAGCTCAATGTCGGGCCGCTCCTGACGCCTTTGACCTTAGCGCAATACAATAGCTCAAACCGCACCGCCTATCCTCTGCCGCCTAAACTCTTCTCGCATAACGACCAGCAATCGATATGGCAGTCCCTGGCCAGCGAAGGCGCCAGGGCCGGATGGGGTGGCCGCCTCGCCGACCTCGCCTTGTCCGGTAACAGCACCAGCAGCCTGACCTGCATCAGCGCCTCGGGAAACGCCGTCTATCTGTCCGGTAAAACGGCGGTTCAGTACGAAATCGGCACAGGCGGCGCCACGGCCATCAACGGCATCGTTGGGCCAAAGTTTGGTCGCTCGGATCTGTCAAACGCGCTCAGAACCATGATCACCAGCTCCAGCGCCAACCTTATGGAGAATGAATACAATAAGGTAACGACACGCTCCATCGCCTTGCAAAGCGTCGTCACGTCAGCGCTGAGCGGAGTCAATCTGACCACCAACTTCCACCCCAATGGTGGCGCCAACAAACTGGCGGACCAGTTGAAGATCGTAGCGCGCCTGATCGGCGCCCGCACAGCCCTGGGGGTGAAACGGCAGGTTTTCTTTGTCTCGCTCGGCGGCTTCGACAACCATGATGGGCTGATGACCAATCACCCGAGGCTGATGGGGCTGCTTAATGAGGCCATGGGTCAGTTCTATCAGGCAACCGTGGAACTGGGTGTCGCCAGCAAGGTGACCACCTTCACCGCCTCCGATTTCGGCCGCACCCTGTCCTATAATGGCGACGGCACCGATCACGGCTGGGGCGGCCATCACTTCGTCATGGGCGGCGCGGTCAAGGGCGGCCAGTTCTATGGCACCGCGCCGCACGTAGCCATTAACACGGATGATCAGGTCGGTCAGGGCCGTCTGCTGCCCTCGACCTCTGTGGATCAGTTGGCGGCAACCCTGGCAACCTGGTTCGGTGTTTCCGCCTCGGAATTGCCGACCGTGCTCCCCAATATCGGCCGCTTCGCCACGTCCAACCTCGGCTTTATGGCCTGA